One window of Branchiostoma lanceolatum isolate klBraLanc5 chromosome 8, klBraLanc5.hap2, whole genome shotgun sequence genomic DNA carries:
- the LOC136440461 gene encoding uncharacterized protein, with product MSRLSQLVVFLVLLVSTWAAPSSDSAEEISRLKSDIGTLKLTIEQMHGQMIKMQTEIKSFRSSFEGINALLSRMKSIPGQIAELESSQDECCSTVGALGDAVEELVNETAARQQEMAEAQAQYRLDLSVLKSGQGEIRESLETQSATVHRLDLRLVETSLTVDDLGDTVQELESSVNETAVWQHETDKTLVQQQENLSVLQVGQGEIRESSEALSASVQRLDLRLDESSLTMDDLVDTVEDLSSSFNETAVWQKEMEEIQTQQQQNFSVLMDGQGEIRVSLETLSDMVARQRNTEATLSQLQKEFRDFKESNAGQVVEAGTGGDSTVFPVATVSEPTGPPGEAGATVGEPTGPPGEAGATVGEPTGPPGEAGATVGEPTGPPGEAGATVGEPTVSPLEAGATVGEPTVSPLEAGATVGEPTGPPGEAGATVGEPTVSPGEAGATVGEPTGPQGETAGTGEETTGLFWEAVATGGEPTGPPEEVVATVGESTVLPEEAAGTVDDSAVEGSSGWPLNDNSWVVPEDWEEWLQPINECQVVHGASYRGAVSVTRTGRTCQRWDSQTPHAHVNTPHHYPSAGLVENYCRNPDGSTGVWCYTTDPGTRHEYCDIPVCDAELCQVAFEASYRGAVAVTETGKTCQRWDSQTPHDHSYTPDDYQSSGLEQNYCRNPDSDPSVWCYTTDPDTRWDFCDVPMCELCQEGDGATYRGTVYVTRTGKRCQRWDSQTPHEHDFTPGNNPWSGLEENYCRNPDGEPGVWCYTTDPSTRWERCDVPVCESCQVGYGTSYRGTASATVEGTTCQRWDSQTPHDHYYTPTEDPLAGLEQNYCRNPGGEPGVWCYTTDPSTRWDFCDVPICGAETNGCGGTLTAPPGGTVTSPNYPNDYDNNEFCEWTITVPEGRDVLVEFDSFSTEGSYDVLFINDGDRYSTTQMQRLTGELTFNRFTTTSNVMFLRFTSDGSMTYPGFQFSFRETSGCGGTLTAPPGGTVTSPNYPNAYGNSEDCEWTITVPEGRAVLVEFDSFSTEESYDVLIIFDGDRYSTTEMQRLTGELTFNRFTTTSNVMFLRFTSDGSVTASGFQFSFRVLE from the exons ATGTCGCGGTTGTCGCAGCTCGTTGTGTTCCTGGTGCTGCTGGTGTCCACATGGGCCGCTCCCAGTAGCGACTCGGCAGAGGAGATTTCCCGCCTCAAGTCCGACATCGGCACTCTCAAGCTTACGATCGAGCAGATGCACG GACAGATGATAAAGATGCAAACGGAGATCAAGAGTTTCCGGAGTTCCTTCGAAGGCATCAATGCGCTACTGTCGAGAATGAAG AGTATCCCGGGTCAGATCGCCGAACTGGAGTCGAGTCAGGACGAGTGCTGCTCGACTGTGGGCGCTCTGGGCGACGCCGTGGAAGAGCTGGTTAACGAGACGGCCGCCCGCCAACAGGAGATGGCGGAAGCTCAGGCACAGTATCGGCTGGACCTGAGCGTGTTGAAGTCCGGCCAAGGCGAAATCCGCGAGTCTTTGGAGACGCAGTCTGCGACCGTACACCGGTTGGACTTGCGCCTAGTCGAGACCAGCTTGACTGTGGACGACCTGGGCGACACCGTGCAAGAGCTTGAGTCCAGCGTTAACGAGACTGCCGTTTGGCAACACGAGACGGACAAGACGTTGGTGCAACAGCAGGAGAACTTGAGCGTGTTGCAGGTCGGACAGGGCGAAATCCGCGAGTCCTCGGAGGCGCTGTCTGCATCCGTGCAACGGTTGGACTTGCGCCTGGACGAGAGCAGCTTGACTATGGACGACCTGGTCGACACCGTGGAAGATCTGTCGTCCAGTTTTAACGAGACGGCCGTATGGCAAAAAGAGATGGAGGAAATTCAGACACAacagcagcagaacttcagcGTGTTGATGGATGGCCAGGGCGAAATCCGCGTGTCTTTGGAGACTCTGTCCGATATGGTCGCCCGGCAACGCAACACAGAGGCGACCCTCTCGCAACTGCAGAAGGAGTTTCGCGATTTCAAGGAGTCTAACGCTGGTCAGGTTGTTGAAGCGGGCACGGGGGGAGACTCGACGGTTTTCCCTGTAGCGACTGTCAGCGAGCCGACGGGTCCGCCTGGGGAGGCCGGAGCGACTGTCGGCGAGCCGACGGGTCCGCCTGGGGAGGCCGGAGCGACTGTCGGCGAGCCGACGGGTCCGCCTGGGGAGGCCGGAGCGACTGTCGGCGAGCCGACGGGTCCGCCTGGGGAGGCCGGAGCGACTGTCGGCGAGCCGACGGTTTCGCCTTTGGAGGCCGGAGCGACTGTCGGCGAGCCGACGGTTTCGCCTTTGGAGGCCGGAGCGACTGTCGGCGAGCCGACGGGTCCGCCTGGGGAGGCCGGAGCGACTGTCGGCGAGCCGACGGTTTCGCCTGGGGAGGCCGGAGCGACTGTCGGCGAGCCGACGGGTCCGCAAGGGGAGACCGCGGGCACGGGGGAGGAGACGACAGGTCTATTTTGGGAGGCTGTAGCGACGGGCGGTGAGCCGACGGGTCCGCCTGAGGAGGTCGTAGCGACGGTGGGAGAGTCGACGGTTTTACCTGAGGAGGCGGCGGGGACGGTGGACGATTCGGCGGTTGAGGGATCTTCAGGTTGGCCGCTAAATGACAACTCCTGGGTGGTTCCTGAGGACTGGGAGGAATGGTTACAGCCAATTAATG AATGCCAAGTGGTGCATGGGGCATCCTACCGAGGAGCAGTCTCTGTGACCAGAACAGGCAggacgtgtcaacgctgggacagtcagacgccCCATGCACACGTCAACACACCTCACCATTACCCATCAGCCGGACTggtggagaactactgccggaacccCGACGGCAGcaccggagtttggtgctacaccacggaccctGGCACGAGACATGAGTATTGTGACATACCAGTATGCG ATGCAGAATTATGCCAGGTGGCGTTTGAGGCGTCCTACAGAGGAGCAGTCGCTGTGACCGAaacaggcaagacgtgtcaacgctgggacagccAGACCCCTCATGACCACAGCTACACACCTGATGATTACCAATCATCcggactggagcagaactactgccggaatccggacaGCGATCCTtcagtttggtgctacaccacggatcctGACACGAGATGGGACTTTTGTGACGTACCGATGTGTG AGCTATGCCAGGAGGGAGATGGGGCAACCTACCGAGGAACAGTCTATGTGACCAGAACAGGCAAGAggtgtcaacgctgggacagtcagacgccTCATGAACACGACTTCACACCTGGTAATAACCCATGGTCCGGACtggaggagaactactgccggaatcccgACGGCGAACctggagtttggtgctacaccacggatcccaGCACAAGATGGGAGCGGTGTGACGTACCAGTATGTG aATCATGCCAGGTGGGGTATGGGACATCCTACCGAGGAACAGCCAGTGCGACGGTAGAAGGCAcgacgtgtcaacgctgggacagtcagacgccTCATGATCACTACTACACACCCACTGAAGACCCATTAGCcggactggagcagaactactgccggaatcccgGCGGCGAacccggagtttggtgctacaccacggatcccaGTACTCGTTGGGACTTTTGTGACGTACCAATATGTGGTGCAG AAACTAATGGATGTGGAGGCACCCTGACGGCTCCCCCGGGAGGTACTGTGACATCACCCAACTATCCCAATGACTACGACAACAATGAGTTTTGTGAATGGACGATCACCGTGCCGGAAGGGAGAGACGTTCTCGTCGAGTTTGACAGCTTCAGCACCGAGGGATCCTATGACGTTTTGTTCATCAACGATGGAGACCGTTACAGCACTACACAGATGCAAAG GTTAACTGGTGAACTGACGTTCAACCGCTTCACCACTACATCTAACGTGATGTTcttgaggtttacatctgatgGGAGTATGACGTATCCGGGGTTCCAGTTCTCCTTCAGAG AAACTTCTGGATGTGGAGGCACCCTGACGGCTCCCCCGGGAGGTACTGTGACATCACCCAACTATcccaatgcctacggcaacagTGAGGATTGTGAATGGACGATCACCGTGCCGGAAGGGAGAGCCGTTCTTGTCGAGTTTGACAGCTTCAGCACCGAGGAATCCTATGACGTTTTGATCATCTTCGATGGAGACCGTTACAGCACTACAGAAATGCAAAG GTTAACTGGTGAACTGACGTTCAACCGCTTCACCACTACATCTAACGTGATGTTcttgaggtttacatctgatgGAAGTGTCACGGCTTCGGGGTTCCAGTTCTCCTTCAGAG TTTTGGAATGA
- the LOC136440778 gene encoding uncharacterized protein, giving the protein MSRLSRLAVFLVLLVSTGAAPIISKSGKETSYLRSDIRSLKTSVSQVSEWVMKMQTEIKSFRSAFEGINALLTRMKGLPGQIAGLAASLGESSSTVTALGHTVDDLESSVNRTAVREEGMAETQARLQQDLSVLKAGQSEIRASLTALTAAVQRLDSRQDETAARQRATEATLSQVQKDLRDCNCQAGDGGSASGPNHAEAVYGDSADWYISESLIPSFQTDSPLFSD; this is encoded by the exons ATGTCGCGGCTGTCACGGCTCGCTGTGTTCCTGGTGCTGCTGGTGTCCACCGGGGCAGCCCCCATCATCAGCAAATCGGGAAAGGAGACTTCCTACCTTCGGTCGGACATCAGGTCTCTCAAGACATCGGTGTCTCAAGTGTCCG AATGGGTGATGAAGATGCAAACGGAGATCAAGAGTTTCCGGAGTGCCTTCGAAGGCATCAATGCGCTGCTGACGAGAATGAAG GGTCTCCCAGGTCAGATCGCCGGACTGGCGGCGAGTTTGGGCGAGAGCAGCTCGACTGTGACCGCCCTGGGCCACACCGTGGATGACCTGGAGAGCAGCGTTAACCGGACGGCCGTCCGAGAGGAAGGGATGGCGGAAACTCAGGCTCGACTTCAGCAGGACCTGAGCGTGTTGAAGGCTGGCCAGAGCGAGATCCGGGCGTCTTTAACGGCGCTGACTGCGGCGGTGCAGCGGTTGGACTCCCGCCAGGACGAGACGGCCGCCCGGCAACGCGCCACGGAGGCGACCCTCTCCCAGGTACAGAAGGATCTTCGCGATTGTAACTGTCAGGCTGGAGATGGGGGATCAGCAAGTGGCCCGAATCATGCCGAGGCGGTTTATGGTGACTCAGCGGATTGGTATATATCTGAATCGTTGATTCCTTCATTTCAGACTGATAGTCCGCTTTTTTCTGACTAG
- the LOC136440875 gene encoding 2-amino-3-ketobutyrate coenzyme A ligase, mitochondrial-like, which yields MAALYVSAVRTLRTRSPLFLAPRRFQSALASMKEILEGELEGIRQAGTWKTERVITSPQAASITVEGTEGKILNFCANNYLGLSSNPEVIEAGKKSLDSHGAGLSSVRFICGTQDIHRELEQKIAKFHGREDAILYISCFDANAGIFEVLLGPEDAVISDELNHASIIDGIRLCKAQRFRYKHKDMQDLESILQQTQGCRMRLVVTDGVFSMDGNVAPLRQICDLADKYNSMTFIDECHATGFLGATGRGTEEFLGVDGRCTMINSTLGKALGGAAGGYTAGPKELVTLLRQRSRPYLFSNTLPPPVVACASKVFDLLMEGEANLPKKVAENTARFRKKMVAAGFTIAGDNHPISPVMLGDARLASEMSDALLQRGIYVIGFSYPVVPKGKARIRVQISAVHTNEEIDRTVDAFVDVGKQFGVIS from the exons atggcggccctgTATGTGTCGGCTGTGCGAACTCTCCGGACTAGGAGCCCGCTCTTCCTCGCCCCTCGCCGCTTCCAGTCAGCCCTGGCCTCCATGAAG gAGATTCTGGAGGGTGAGTTGGAGGGAATACGACAGGCGGGAACCTGGAAGACCGAGCGCGTGATCACCTCTCCGCAGGCCGCGAGCATCACGGTAGAGGGCACCGAGGGAAAAATCCTCAACTTCTGCGCCAACAACTATCTCGGCCTCTCGTCCAATCCTGAG GTTATAGAGGCTGGTAAGAAGTCGTTAGATTCCCACGGAGCGGGCCTTAGCTCCGTTCGCTTCATCTGCGGCACACAGGACATCCACAGGGAGCTGGAGCAGAAGATAGCTAA ATTCCATGGAAGGGAGGACGCCATCTTGTATATCAGCTGTTTTGACGCCAACGCGGGAATCTTCGAGGTCCTGTTGGGACCGGAGGATGCAGTGATCTCAGACGAGCTCAACCACGCGTCGATCATTGATGGCATCAGACTGTGCAAGGcccagaggttcaggtacaaACACAAG GACATGCAGGACCTTGAGTCGATCCTGCAGCAGACCCAGGGCTGCCGGATGAGGCTCGTCGTGACGGATGGTGTCTTCAGCATGGACGGGAACGTTGCGCCGCTGCGGCAGATCTGCGACCTTGCCGACAAGTACAACTCCATGACCTTCATCGATGAGTGCCACGCCACCGGCTTCTTAGGAGCAACCGGGAG AGGAACAGAGGAGTTCCTGGGAGTGGATGGGAGGTGCACCATGATCAACTCTACACTAGGCAAGGCACTGGGAGGGGCTGCAG GTGGTTATACCGCAGGACCCAAGGAGCTGGTGACCTTGCTGAGACAGAGGTCGCGACCTTACCTGTTCTCCAACACCCTCCCGCCACCCGTGGTGGCCTGTGCCAGTAAGGTGTTCGACCTCCTGATGGAGGGAGAAGCCAACCTGCCAAAGAAGGTGGCTGAGAACACAGCAAG GTTCCGTAAGAAAATGGTCGCTGCCGGGTTCACCATCGCCGGGGACAACCATCCCATCAGCCCCGTGATGCTGGGCGACGCCCGCCTGGCTTCCGAGATGTCGGATGCTTTGTTGCAGCGAGGGATTTACGTGATCGGGTTCAGCTATCCCGTGGTTCCGAAGGGGAAGGCGCGCATCCGCGTGCAAATCTCCGCCGTGCACACCAACGAGGAAATCGATCGCACTGTGGACGCGTTCGTCGACGTTGGGAAACAGTTCGGTGTGATTTCGTAA